TGTAGGTGACAGCATCACGGATAACACCCTCAAGGAAGGTCTTGAGAACACCACGGGTCTCCTCGTAGATCATGGCGGAGATACGCTTAACACCACCACGGCGAGCGAGACGGCGGATAGCGGGCTTGGTGATACCCTGGATGTTGTCACGCAAAATCTTGCGGTGACGCTTGGCGCCACCCTTGCCGAGACCCTTACCACCCTTACCACCTAAAACGAGAAGAACGCGTGAGTTGAATGGTTTTTTGGAGACGCGTCTCCAAGTGGGGAAGACGCGAGATACAATGACCAAAGATGCCATTGTGGATTCAGAAAGACTTACGACCAGACATGATGATATGAAGTTAAAAAAGGTTGAAGTTtagaaaagggagaaaggtCTTGAAGGTGGGGAGACTTGAAGGTCGTTGGGAGATGAATGGGGAGAAGGGAGATAGAAGGCGGAGGGGCAAAAGGATATTTGTAGCAGAAGCCACTGCTGGGGTACTCAGTCCCAAATCACGTCGGATCACACGCTAGTCGCAGGATCCGCCAATCAGAAGCACGGATCCGCCAGGGCCACTGATCTGCCCCGAGCGGGCGGCTCTCTCGCGCTGCTGAGTCACTCCTCCCGTGATTCTGGTGATCCAGTGATCCAGTGATTCCAACGACGGTTGATCTGGATTGATCTTGCCCACCACGGTCCAATTATGTGCCCATGATCCCCTAGAGACGAGAGAGTAACACCAGACTTAGAATACGATATAGAGAATAATCGCCATTATTCCAATTAAGCCAGTCATCCGTTCTGGCGTGGAGATCAGTCATCTGGCAAGCATGGCATTCTAGATCAATGATCCTGGGCCCTGATTGGCTACATCACGAGCCTTGCTCGCTTAGACACTGATAAGGCCAATCAGGTCCCGTGATTTTGAGCGCTGCTTAATCACTTCAACGAGTGATCCGAAGGCGCGTTTTATGATTGGCCCGCCCACATACCACCAGATCACCACCCTGAGTGCCACTGCTACAAATACCTTCCCCCCACCCACCGCTTCTTCCCTCCTTCATCCATCCACTCAACGACACCCATCAACAACCCTCTTTTTCATCAACCAAGTTAATCTTTCATCATCAAACATGGCTCGCACTAAGCAGACTGCCCGTAAGTTCATCACTACCGTCACAGATTTCTATCATCATCTGGCGTTTCTATCTCCACATGATAATCACATCTTGGTCGTGCCGCCCCTCGTGGCACTTCCTCTTTGGGACAAGTGGAGAGGCTCCGTCGCGTCGCGTCTCTGTCAAAGCAACTCATCACTAACCTTCATTCCCATCAATAGGTAAGTCCACTGGTGGCAAGGCTCCCCGTAAGCAGCTCGCTTCCAAGGCTGCTCGTAAGGCCGCCCCCTCCACCGGAGGTGTCAAGAAGCCCCACCGTTACAAGCCCGGTATGTTTCCATAACGTTCAACTCTCTTCACTCATGGCATTGAGCCTAACAATCAATAGGTACCGTCGCTCTCCGTGAGATCCGTCGCTACCAGAAGTCCACCGAGCTGCTCATCCGCAAGCTCCCCTTCCAGCGTCTGGTCCGTGAGATTGCCCAGGACTTCAAGTCCGACCTCCGCTTCCAGTCTTCCGCCATCGGTGCCCTCCAGGAGTCCGTCGAGGCCTACCTCGTCTCCCTGTTCGAGGACACCAACCTGTGCGCCATCCACGCCAAGCGTGTCACCATCCAGTCCAAGGACATCCAGCTGGCCCGCCGCCTCCGTGGCGAGCGCTCTTAGATGGAAAACATTTTAATCCTCTAATGGGCTGTGTTTCTTGTTGACAAACTTCTGGGAAGGCGATCGGGgttctgtttttttctttttatcacGACTATTGGCGATCAACATGACGGgtttttgcttcttcgaaTATCAAATGGGTTTCGGAACAAAGGGTTGTTTCTGAATTTTGCTTTTCTTACTCTCTTGCGTGAATCAATGTTACTGCcaccctcccctccccatctCGGTTCAGGGATTTGGGATGGTTCAGTCATGGGCATGTACATTAAAGGATTACCCTCTTATTCTGGTGTCTTAGCGCACACCATCTCATGACAGACGCTGAAATGCGATCTTCTATGATTCAAGCCAACTTCCCATGATCTCTCCCTCTTATAAGATCCTCAGTCTGCACCGTGCTCGCGCCGTCTTGGGGCACCGACAAAGTGGGTCCGTGACGCTCGCGTCTTGCGTCTGAGACCTTGGTGTTGATCCCATACTGGGTCCGTCTGGATACGCTGTGCGGTGTTCGAGTCGCGCATACTGGCTGTACATGTTGTACCCACCTTTTCTCATGTCCACTGCCAGACTAATAATAAGGGCCGAGTCGTCTGAATCCATACTCAGTCTCACTTGGATTCACAGTGTTGAAGATCTCACGAGCAGTCAAATCTATCATGTTATGCTGCAATTGACGCTCTTCAAGGTGACGATGCTATGGCATGAGATTACACTCCAAATTTTGGGCATCAAAGGCTGTTTCCAATAGCAAACAGCCGGGAAACTGAAGCTACTGATGCGCGACAGTATGAACATGTGCCATGCACTTGCCTCTAGTCGCTCGGGCCATCAGAAGGCTTGCTAGAGCAGTGGGGTTAACCTTTCTGCCTTAGGCCTACATCACGATGAAGCACTCCTGTTCTGACGCTCGGGTAGTTTAATTTTCTGATCCTTTATGTACCAGGGGCCGAGGTCGAGTAAAAACTAGAGTTTGACATTCAAGGGACTCAAGGCTTTTACGTGGTATAAGTCTCGAATCATCAATATGCTTGAAGAGCGAGATCAACGAGATCTTGTCAACATGATCGCTCATGCGTGACATCTGTGCAGGGTGGGGCAACGGAGCGCGAAGCCGCAGTGTTGCTTGCCTTTACAGATCCATATCTTTCAGCCTCAGGCAGCAAGTGTTGATGAATCAAATCTCGGTCGTGCTTGAGTGTGTGCCCAGCTTGTGAGCTGATCCCTGGCTGGATTTGGTGTCCACGGGGTCCGAAACTCTGTTCTCAAGGGCCATCTAAATGTCGGTGCAAAAGGGGCTTCAGTCTCGGAAGTCTCACGGATTATGATCGCCACCCGAATAATCTCCTTGGGTGAAGCTGCGCTTCGGCTGGTGGGGGATTTGATTTCTGGGTGCTGAACAATAACATCAATTCTGCGTTGAAAGAAGCTGTGGTCGGCGATGTCTCGCTATGACCGCCAAGTCACTAGTGCCCTGTTCCCGATGATGCGTTCCCGGTGTTTCCGGTAGATCTTGAGCAAAGAGGTTACATAGGTGCGGCCCAAAAATAGGTAAGAGACGGGTTCCACAGTCCCCTCGTGGAGGGTCTGGATGCTTGATGGTGAGGTAGAGATTTGGCTACTGGAGGAAGGATAGGTGGTGTTCGATTGCTTTGAGGTGAAGGAAGCAATGGTTTCCTTTATGGAAATCGCCCTGTTAAGGTCGTAAGCAATTAGTTGAAGAGGTACAATGACCTTTTTATACAATTCTACTGGAATGGGTAGATGTTCACTCGATGTGTATTCCCACTCTACTCAAGCCTGCCTTGGATTTGATCAGCATCGTTCTACCTCAAAGACGTGTCTACTATGGTGCTCGGCAGGCTAGTCTGGACTCGACTGTAGCTCGATGACGTCGTGTATCTTCTTACAAATTTGGACTGAAATTGCAACTTGCTACCTTAGCTGCCTCCACCTATCAATAGCTTTGACCAAGTGCCGGACTTGCCCGGCTTTCAAACTGGCTATGCCCATCAATATTACCGGGCTTAGATGACGATGACTACGTAGTCTTAAAAAAAACCCAAATTTGTTTTACCTTGAGAATTCTGTACGTACACATCTCTCGAGGGTGCATAATAGCTTGCTTAGATACGTTCCTATGTGTCCATTTTTGTATGTATGACGGGCGCCCATGGAGGCCGGCCTGATATACAACCTAATACACGGCGGATGGAGGCGGGAGCCCACAACTCGATGAAGAACTCTCCGATTAAAATCCCATACGCAAGTGATGGAAGATCCACAAGTCAATATCATAAACAATTGGCAAGAACACTTGTGAATAAAATCTCATTGAATAATATGCTTCCATCACACCAGCTAATGGGTGGCACCTTGCAATGTCAAATGATAATATTCCGCGGTCCTTCGCATGGCTGATTCTGAAAATCATATTATACACGAGGGTCCTGGTCCATACACTGGAAGAGAAACTATGATCGAGGATATGATTGACAGGAGCGACTTTTAATCTCGAAAATATGAGCGGGGTGCCCGTTTATCGACAAGTCGGAAGCCACCAGGATCCTGCACTGTCGCACGGCGTGTGTAGTGGCCACCTGCGAATTCAGGCATGGAATGATTCAAGCCGGACACTGGATCCAGCAGAGACACACGAGAGCCCCCTAGAACGATATTGATCTTATCTGATTCGGCACCAGCAGGGCTCAGGTCTGACTATTTTTTCGGATGACAGAAATTGCCCGAAATAGATTGTATTACCAAAGCGAGTGCGTGGTGCCTAGGTAGTTACCCCTAATAACTTAGTCATGGATGCACATTTGACTGTGGTACTCGCACATGGAGGAACGGGGCTCAGAATTATGCACGGATGGTCCTCGATCATAACGTGGGCCTCGGATGCAGTGTTTATGATTCCGACCCGCCCGTGTCCACTCGATACTTCCAGTAACTCCGATATCTAATTCTGAATCTAATCTGCTGTCCCTGCCTATCAATGACTTTTAAGGAGCTACGCCCCATAGAGATAACGATATCACAAAGAGAGATGTACAGTGATCGGTAAGCAAGGTATGGCAAGCGCTCGTGTCGAGCTCATCGGAACCGGCGAGAACCCGATATCTACATAAGGCGTGTAAGCCTGAGTGATGTTAGATTACCTTCAAGAGCAGAAGTCGCACAAAGCTAATCCCTGGGTATAGAAAAGAGTTGACAGGTTATACAGTCTTATCGATAGTGGTCTGTTGCTCTGTTTGGACTGGTCTCCTCTCCGCTCGTTGATGTTTTTGACTTGATCCAGCACCAGAAAGAACACATTCCAGGTGCGCATTTACTCTCCTTGACGCGTAATGTACCATAAAGTGAACACATCTCATTGTGAATATTGGCGATCGGATGCATAGTTTTTTCTGATTGATACCCACACGAGTGGTTTGAGTGCAAGCATGGTTTGCCGAAGGCTTCAATCATCCAGTCCAAGTGGAACAGTGGGACTGATAACCATGTGTTTTCGATCGGAAGGATGATTATTAATCAGGACTTTGGTACGGTCGGAGGCAGTTAGATAATCTACCCGGCTCCATACATTCATGTACATTAGAAGTCAGCTACTACTCATGTGTGAGCCAGGACCATCGATTCCACCGAGTCAGATCTGAGCGCCCAGATGCACATTGGCGGATACAACCGAGGCTTCGCGCGACCCTACTGCATGTAGTAAGTTACGAAAGCCTTGTGGCACACTGACTTTTCTCTGGTTTGTCAGTTTTGCCAAGCCCTGTGCCGATTTTCCGGGCCACCAAAGAAACGTGGCGCCTGAGAATGCACAACAGGTCACGTGTCGACCAGTTGCTTGCGTCATAAGGGTGAAATCAGACCTGGTCAAATATGACCAGTACCAGGCACCATTGCAGGGCAGGATCTAGGGTCTCTATCCATGGAACCCGGTGCTAGAATTTTCCTTTCTGCGCCGCTGTGCATGGGAGAGCCAGTTGTTGAGCAAGACTTGCCCACGATCGGTAGCTCTGAATAGGGGAAAATGACCGATGGCATTCAGCCCGCATGACGGGTCCGTGGGATCAGGCGCACAGCGTACTAAAAAGTGTCGGGTTATCTATACCATGAATGATCCTGAACTGCGTGTCAATATGTACTATACTCTGTGTGGACTCATGGGGTGTGGGAGGTGTAGAGATGCACTGCCTGAAAAATGACCCTGTTCTCATGGCATGGACTCCGTTTACATCAGCTTGGAGCATGGCGTGATGATGC
This genomic window from Penicillium oxalicum strain HP7-1 chromosome III, whole genome shotgun sequence contains:
- a CDS encoding Histone H4 codes for the protein MASLVIVSRVFPTWRRVSKKPFNSRVLLVLGGKGGKGLGKGGAKRHRKILRDNIQGITKPAIRRLARRGGVKRISAMIYEETRGVLKTFLEGVIRDAVTYTEHAKRKTVTSLDVVYALKRQGRTLYGFGG
- a CDS encoding histone H3; protein product: MARTKQTARKSTGGKAPRKQLASKAARKAAPSTGGVKKPHRYKPGTVALREIRRYQKSTELLIRKLPFQRLVREIAQDFKSDLRFQSSAIGALQESVEAYLVSLFEDTNLCAIHAKRVTIQSKDIQLARRLRGERS